The following are encoded in a window of Prochlorococcus marinus str. MIT 1013 genomic DNA:
- a CDS encoding DUF2237 family protein, producing the protein MSEKNVLGTELQPCSCKPMTGWYRDGSCKTDLSDQGMHTVCAVMTEQFLSYSKAQGNDLSTPQIGFPGLKKGDHWCLCAPRWKEAFYDGMAPLIDLEATEVSTLKIIEIEILKKFSHNN; encoded by the coding sequence ATGTCTGAAAAAAATGTTTTAGGAACTGAACTACAACCTTGTAGTTGCAAGCCCATGACAGGGTGGTATAGAGATGGATCATGTAAAACAGACCTTTCCGATCAAGGCATGCATACGGTCTGTGCTGTTATGACCGAACAGTTTCTCTCTTACAGTAAAGCTCAAGGAAATGATCTCTCAACGCCACAAATAGGATTTCCTGGATTAAAAAAAGGTGATCATTGGTGCCTTTGTGCTCCTAGATGGAAAGAAGCATTTTATGACGGAATGGCACCTTTAATTGACCTTGAGGCTACAGAGGTGAGTACATTAAAAATTATTGAAATAGAGATATTAAAGAAATTCTCTCATAACAACTAA